One Owenweeksia hongkongensis DSM 17368 genomic region harbors:
- a CDS encoding UDP-glucose dehydrogenase family protein, with protein MKIVVVGTGYVGLVTGTCLAEVGIDVVCVDVDTKKIENLKQGILPIYEPGLDKLVHRNYDKGRLKFSTNLTESIKGADVAFIAVGTPPGEDGSADLQYVLTVARQIGENMNDYGVIITKSTVPVGTAAKVKNAIQNALDARGVNIEYDVASNPEFLKEGAAVNDFMKPDRIVVGIESERARLVLEKLYHPFVLNGHPVIFMDIASAEMTKYAANAMLATKISFMNDIANLCEVMGADVNLVRKGIGSDPRIGNKFIYPGIGYGGSCFPKDVKALVRTARENGYEMRILQSVEDVNEDQKHVLFNKVKKKFGNLSGKKFAMWGLSFKPNTDDMREAPSLVIIENLLAEGATVCAYDPVAKEEAKHMIGDKIEYAVDEYDALRDADALLVVTEWSEFKAPDFSEVKARLKNNLIFDGRNIFDRAEMERQGIEYHSIGIKSL; from the coding sequence ATGAAAATAGTAGTAGTAGGCACAGGCTATGTAGGCTTGGTAACGGGCACATGTTTGGCCGAAGTAGGTATCGATGTAGTTTGCGTAGACGTAGATACCAAGAAAATCGAAAACCTAAAGCAAGGCATTTTGCCTATATACGAACCAGGGCTGGATAAATTGGTACACCGCAATTATGACAAAGGCCGATTGAAGTTTAGTACTAACTTGACCGAAAGCATCAAAGGAGCCGATGTAGCCTTTATCGCTGTAGGAACGCCTCCCGGAGAAGATGGTAGTGCCGACCTTCAGTATGTGCTTACCGTGGCTCGCCAAATTGGCGAAAACATGAATGATTATGGCGTAATCATCACCAAAAGCACCGTGCCAGTAGGCACAGCGGCCAAGGTGAAAAATGCCATTCAAAACGCTTTGGATGCCCGTGGAGTAAACATTGAATACGATGTAGCTTCCAATCCAGAATTCTTAAAAGAAGGAGCAGCCGTAAACGACTTTATGAAACCAGACCGCATTGTGGTAGGTATAGAAAGTGAGCGCGCTCGTTTGGTTTTAGAAAAATTATATCATCCGTTTGTACTAAACGGTCACCCGGTTATTTTCATGGATATCGCTTCCGCTGAAATGACAAAATATGCCGCCAATGCTATGCTGGCTACCAAGATTAGCTTTATGAACGACATCGCAAACCTATGCGAAGTGATGGGGGCTGATGTGAACTTGGTACGCAAAGGAATCGGTTCAGATCCACGTATTGGCAACAAATTCATCTACCCGGGTATTGGATACGGAGGTAGCTGTTTCCCAAAAGATGTAAAAGCATTGGTACGTACGGCCCGCGAAAATGGTTACGAAATGCGTATCCTGCAATCGGTAGAAGATGTGAACGAAGACCAGAAGCACGTCCTTTTCAATAAGGTGAAGAAGAAATTTGGCAACCTTTCCGGAAAGAAATTCGCCATGTGGGGACTATCCTTTAAGCCCAACACCGATGATATGCGCGAAGCACCATCATTGGTAATTATTGAAAATCTATTGGCCGAAGGAGCAACCGTTTGCGCATACGATCCGGTAGCCAAAGAAGAAGCCAAGCACATGATTGGGGACAAAATAGAATACGCAGTAGACGAATATGACGCCCTACGCGATGCAGATGCCCTCTTGGTAGTAACCGAATGGTCAGAGTTTAAAGCTCCAGACTTTAGCGAAGTAAAAGCCCGCCTAAAGAACAACCTAATCTTTGATGGTAGAAACATCTTTGACAGAGCAGAAATGGAGCGTCAGGGAATTGAATACCACAGCATCGGAATTAAATCACTTTAA
- a CDS encoding DegT/DnrJ/EryC1/StrS family aminotransferase, which yields MKKIQMVDLVSQYEKIQEDVDQSVLEVIRSSAYINGPEVKNFQKELEEYLKVKHVIPCANGTDALQMAMMALGLKPGDEVITATFTFVATAEVIALLGLTPVLVDVDPDTFMLDPQEVEKAITPKTKAIVPVHLFGQCADMEAIMKIAKEHNLFVIEDTAQAIGADYTFADGTTAKAGTMGDIGTTSFFPSKNLGCFGDGGAIFTQNDEYAEKLRVIANHGMTVRYYHDEIGVNSRLDSIQAAILRKKLPHLDTYNASRKRAADFYSDAFAASDKIKTPAKVKGSTHVFHQYTLKLEDVDRAELIEHLNRKGIPAMIYYPVPLHMQKAYQDDRYTEGQFPVAEMLASQVISLPMHSELDDEQLTFITESFLEFVN from the coding sequence ATGAAAAAAATTCAGATGGTTGACCTTGTCAGCCAATATGAAAAGATACAGGAGGATGTTGATCAGTCAGTGCTTGAGGTTATTCGTTCTTCGGCCTACATCAATGGTCCTGAGGTAAAGAATTTCCAGAAAGAACTTGAAGAATATCTGAAAGTAAAACATGTAATACCATGTGCTAACGGTACTGATGCTTTACAAATGGCGATGATGGCGCTAGGGTTAAAGCCCGGTGATGAGGTGATTACGGCTACTTTTACATTTGTGGCTACAGCCGAAGTGATTGCTCTTTTAGGATTGACTCCAGTATTGGTGGATGTTGATCCAGATACATTTATGCTAGATCCGCAAGAGGTGGAAAAAGCAATTACTCCAAAAACTAAAGCGATAGTTCCTGTACACCTTTTTGGGCAATGTGCCGATATGGAGGCGATCATGAAAATCGCCAAGGAGCATAACTTGTTTGTGATAGAAGATACAGCTCAGGCCATTGGTGCAGATTACACATTTGCTGATGGAACCACCGCTAAGGCTGGAACCATGGGTGATATAGGGACTACATCATTTTTCCCAAGTAAAAATTTAGGATGCTTTGGAGATGGAGGAGCCATTTTTACTCAAAATGATGAGTATGCAGAGAAGCTTCGTGTGATTGCCAATCATGGAATGACAGTTCGTTATTATCACGATGAAATTGGCGTGAACTCTAGATTAGATAGTATTCAGGCGGCAATACTAAGAAAGAAACTTCCTCACTTGGATACGTATAACGCTTCACGCAAAAGAGCTGCTGATTTTTACAGTGATGCATTTGCTGCAAGCGATAAAATAAAAACACCAGCGAAGGTAAAAGGTAGTACACATGTTTTTCATCAGTACACTCTTAAGTTAGAAGATGTGGACAGGGCTGAACTTATCGAACACCTTAACAGGAAGGGAATTCCTGCAATGATTTACTATCCGGTGCCCTTGCATATGCAAAAGGCGTATCAGGATGATAGGTATACTGAAGGGCAGTTTCCAGTGGCAGAGATGCTTGCAAGTCAAGTGATTTCGTTACCTATGCATTCCGAATTGGATGATGAGCAATTAACGTTTATCACTGAGTCATTTTTAGAATTTGTCAATTAA
- a CDS encoding 3-deoxy-D-manno-octulosonic acid transferase, translating to MDTSDIWNPIHWWQSLLLRLMYLNFYNWAMHLFGASLGLVGKFNDKLKAGYEGRKNLFPRLEKALDGETKIIWFHAASLGEAEQAVPILEAVRKEYNQHKILLTFFSPSGMDHFKRKDLADFVFYLPLDTKSNARKFLDIVKPGLAFFVKYEIWPNFFREVKHRGIPLIIAPAVFLPDFFYFKNPHKKHFIPLLKGADQILVQDENSQKLLAEHGVKSNICGDSRFDRVLQNAATPFEDKILHDFTQNATTLIGGSTWQKGEEILAEVLKANPDLKMIIAPHNIKEENIKRVSDLFKPYGAFRYSQAGHQTTESRVCIIDNIGLLSRLYRYGDMAYIGGAFGKGIHNSLEAAAYGLPLFFGPNHQTFIEPQLMLKEGFATEIKGANDLQKVLNPMLKDKTHLKILQQQARTFVEQNSGSVDKVMLSFNTLLPK from the coding sequence ATGGATACTTCCGATATATGGAACCCAATCCACTGGTGGCAATCACTATTACTACGATTGATGTACCTGAATTTCTACAATTGGGCTATGCACCTCTTTGGCGCATCACTTGGCTTGGTAGGAAAATTTAATGACAAGCTGAAAGCCGGATATGAAGGCCGGAAAAACCTATTCCCTCGATTGGAAAAAGCCCTTGATGGCGAAACTAAAATCATTTGGTTTCATGCCGCTTCCTTAGGTGAAGCTGAGCAAGCTGTGCCCATACTGGAAGCTGTACGCAAAGAATATAATCAGCACAAAATATTGCTAACTTTTTTTTCCCCTTCCGGGATGGATCACTTTAAGAGAAAGGACTTGGCGGACTTTGTTTTTTACCTACCCTTAGACACAAAGTCTAACGCACGTAAATTTTTGGACATTGTAAAACCAGGACTGGCCTTTTTTGTGAAGTATGAGATATGGCCCAATTTCTTTAGAGAAGTCAAGCACCGTGGAATACCATTAATTATCGCTCCGGCTGTTTTCCTTCCTGATTTTTTTTACTTTAAGAATCCTCACAAAAAACACTTTATTCCTTTGCTAAAAGGAGCTGATCAAATATTGGTGCAGGATGAAAATTCACAAAAACTACTGGCTGAACATGGTGTAAAATCTAATATATGCGGAGATAGCCGATTTGACCGGGTATTGCAAAATGCCGCTACACCTTTTGAGGATAAAATTTTGCACGACTTTACCCAAAACGCCACAACCCTTATTGGAGGAAGCACCTGGCAAAAAGGGGAAGAAATACTGGCAGAAGTCTTGAAGGCAAACCCTGATCTCAAAATGATAATTGCTCCTCACAATATAAAAGAGGAAAATATAAAACGTGTATCGGATTTATTTAAACCCTACGGAGCGTTTCGCTACAGCCAAGCAGGGCACCAAACCACAGAAAGCCGTGTTTGTATAATTGATAACATTGGCCTACTGAGCCGCCTATACCGCTATGGCGACATGGCCTACATTGGCGGAGCCTTTGGCAAGGGAATTCACAACTCGCTGGAAGCGGCAGCTTATGGCCTACCTCTGTTTTTTGGGCCCAATCACCAAACTTTTATCGAGCCGCAGCTTATGCTAAAGGAAGGTTTTGCCACAGAGATAAAAGGTGCCAACGATTTACAAAAAGTACTAAACCCAATGCTAAAGGATAAGACTCATCTTAAAATCTTACAGCAGCAAGCGCGAACATTTGTAGAGCAAAATTCTGGCAGTGTGGATAAGGTAATGCTAAGCTTTAATACTTTGCTTCCAAAATAA
- a CDS encoding tyrosine-type recombinase/integrase, whose product MEGPTGKRYTKSSLRKTLKQSLETCCIRKSIRLHDLRHSIATHLLEDGTDIRYTQALSEHSITKTTDRVAAP is encoded by the coding sequence ATTGAAGGACCAACCGGAAAACGCTATACAAAAAGCAGTTTAAGGAAAACACTAAAACAAAGTTTAGAAACATGTTGTATTCGCAAATCGATTCGACTGCATGATTTACGTCACAGTATTGCGACTCACTTGTTGGAAGATGGCACAGATATTCGGTATACACAGGCCCTGTCAGAACACAGCATCACAAAAACGACTGACCGCGTAGCAGCACCGTAG
- a CDS encoding alpha/beta fold hydrolase, whose amino-acid sequence MIRNIISGVCLLLNFHFVSAQAEKLQWLDIELSNYQYPYEVSFLELNIQEQNLKMAYMDVKPEAYNGKNIVLFHGKNFNGAYWETTIKALAKAGFRVIVPDQIGFGKSSKPLHFHYTFQHLAQNTKSLLDTLGIEKTAILGHSMGGMLATRFALMYPEMTEKFILENPIGLEDWKLKVPYKPVEWWYKNELKKSYEGIKKYQLVNYYDNNWKPEYDQWVNLLAGWTLNSDYKTIAWNNALTYDMIFTQPVVYEFKNITAPTLLIIGTRDRTALGKPLVSEDTRNTMGLYNQLGKETQKKIPNAELIELQNVGHLPHIEKFEAFISPLIKFLQL is encoded by the coding sequence ATGATAAGAAACATAATATCTGGGGTTTGTTTGTTGTTGAATTTCCATTTTGTATCAGCACAAGCTGAAAAATTACAATGGTTAGATATTGAATTGTCCAATTATCAATATCCGTATGAAGTTTCATTTTTGGAGTTAAACATCCAAGAACAAAACCTAAAAATGGCGTATATGGACGTTAAACCTGAAGCATATAACGGCAAAAACATTGTACTTTTTCACGGTAAAAATTTTAATGGTGCTTATTGGGAAACAACCATTAAAGCATTAGCTAAAGCAGGGTTTCGTGTAATCGTCCCAGACCAAATAGGCTTTGGAAAATCGTCTAAACCTTTACATTTTCATTATACCTTTCAGCATTTAGCACAAAACACAAAATCACTTTTAGACACATTGGGTATTGAAAAAACAGCCATTTTAGGACATTCAATGGGCGGAATGTTAGCCACTCGATTTGCCTTAATGTATCCAGAAATGACAGAAAAGTTTATTCTAGAAAACCCCATTGGCTTGGAAGACTGGAAACTAAAAGTACCTTACAAACCTGTAGAATGGTGGTATAAAAATGAACTTAAAAAAAGTTATGAAGGGATAAAGAAATATCAATTGGTGAATTACTATGACAACAATTGGAAACCCGAATACGACCAATGGGTAAATTTATTGGCGGGTTGGACCTTAAATTCTGATTACAAAACCATAGCCTGGAATAATGCCCTAACGTATGATATGATTTTTACACAACCCGTTGTGTATGAGTTTAAAAACATCACTGCCCCAACTTTGCTTATTATTGGAACCCGAGACAGAACCGCACTTGGCAAACCGCTTGTAAGTGAAGACACAAGAAATACAATGGGCTTATATAACCAGTTAGGAAAAGAAACTCAAAAGAAAATACCCAACGCTGAATTAATAGAGTTACAGAATGTTGGACATCTTCCCCATATCGAAAAATTTGAAGCTTTTATTTCTCCATTGATAAAGTTTTTGCAACTTTAG
- a CDS encoding sulfatase-like hydrolase/transferase, with product MKKYIILIAVATFLISCHNNQTKIEIENSPNILLIIADDMGKDALAGFTEGSVKPHTPNIDTIRKKGLNFTNFWTYPTCSPTRASMITGKYGYRTDVRWANQKLSESEILLQKYINDNTNNSYATAVVGKWHISGYDATINPETFGIDYYEGIFIGSVKNYYNWPLSKNGKQYNSREYTTKKFTDLASHWIQKQDKPWFMWLAYNAPHTPFHIPPDEMHKQGNLPPYKEGVDPTPYFMASIEAMDHQVGQLLNSLSKEERENTLIIFMGDNGNEPVVTQAPYASNQVKRSLYQGGINMPLFVSGKGVERKGIDNNLITSTDIFATIAEIAGVEIDEINDSKSFKSLLSEKKSIRKYQYSEMKNEKNDAWTISDGTYKLLVFANGKEEMYNLINDPYEKNNILNSVISTIEKKSKEELEIELSRIRN from the coding sequence ATGAAGAAATATATAATACTTATTGCGGTAGCAACTTTCTTAATATCCTGCCATAATAATCAGACTAAAATAGAGATAGAAAATTCCCCGAACATATTGCTGATAATTGCAGATGATATGGGGAAAGATGCTTTAGCCGGCTTTACAGAAGGGAGTGTAAAACCACACACTCCGAATATTGATACTATTAGAAAAAAGGGGTTAAATTTTACCAACTTCTGGACTTATCCAACGTGCTCACCTACAAGAGCATCAATGATTACAGGTAAATATGGGTACAGAACCGATGTAAGGTGGGCAAATCAAAAATTAAGCGAAAGTGAAATCCTGTTACAAAAATACATCAACGACAACACCAACAATAGTTATGCAACTGCTGTAGTTGGCAAATGGCATATATCTGGATATGATGCAACAATTAACCCAGAAACCTTTGGTATCGATTATTATGAAGGTATTTTTATAGGCTCTGTAAAAAATTATTATAACTGGCCGTTGTCCAAAAATGGAAAACAATACAATAGCAGAGAGTACACCACCAAAAAGTTTACCGATTTAGCTTCTCATTGGATTCAAAAACAAGACAAACCTTGGTTTATGTGGTTAGCATATAATGCACCACACACTCCCTTTCATATTCCTCCAGATGAAATGCATAAACAAGGAAATTTACCTCCTTACAAAGAAGGTGTAGACCCAACACCTTATTTTATGGCTTCAATCGAAGCAATGGACCATCAAGTAGGACAACTATTGAATTCATTATCAAAAGAAGAAAGAGAAAATACACTTATCATTTTTATGGGTGACAATGGTAACGAACCTGTTGTGACACAAGCCCCATATGCTTCAAATCAAGTGAAGAGAAGTCTTTATCAAGGTGGCATTAATATGCCTTTGTTTGTATCTGGCAAGGGTGTGGAACGCAAAGGGATCGACAACAATTTAATTACAAGTACAGATATTTTTGCTACGATTGCCGAAATAGCTGGGGTGGAAATTGATGAAATAAACGATAGCAAAAGTTTTAAGTCGCTTTTGTCCGAAAAAAAATCAATTAGAAAGTATCAGTATTCTGAAATGAAGAATGAAAAAAATGATGCTTGGACCATTAGCGATGGCACTTACAAATTATTAGTGTTTGCTAATGGAAAAGAAGAAATGTACAACTTAATTAATGATCCATACGAAAAAAACAACATTCTGAATTCGGTAATAAGTACTATTGAAAAAAAATCTAAAGAAGAGTTGGAAATTGAATTATCAAGGATAAGAAATTAA
- a CDS encoding outer membrane beta-barrel protein, translating into MKKALLLALISFTSNQVISQVINIQVGTAISKLDWTVEDIPGQPSVFGVDESAYAEPILGLSAFIGVDYFDHKYYNLSTNIGYIQKGGQYTVDYVLYTSVKKAQLHYLSLNTSLDLKLPVTESISPFLSFGPRIDFLSSHEGEIIENLSGKNTGELDKLMYGCHLGAGAKYSLQKIQFGVRFDYYFNFTHIANYEWSRKHVTYGYGNGTLKDHTYSINLVVGYKL; encoded by the coding sequence ATGAAAAAAGCGCTGCTTCTGGCTTTGATAAGCTTTACTTCAAATCAAGTTATTAGTCAGGTTATTAATATTCAAGTAGGCACAGCTATTTCAAAGCTTGACTGGACGGTAGAAGATATACCTGGCCAACCGAGTGTATTTGGTGTTGATGAGTCTGCTTATGCAGAGCCAATTCTAGGACTATCCGCATTTATTGGAGTTGACTATTTCGACCACAAGTATTATAATTTATCTACAAACATTGGATATATCCAAAAAGGAGGCCAATACACAGTAGATTATGTTTTGTATACTTCCGTAAAAAAGGCTCAATTGCACTATTTATCTTTAAACACATCATTGGACTTAAAGTTACCTGTTACCGAATCAATATCCCCTTTCTTAAGCTTTGGGCCACGAATAGATTTTCTATCTTCTCACGAAGGAGAAATAATTGAAAACTTATCGGGCAAAAACACTGGTGAATTGGACAAACTCATGTACGGATGCCATTTGGGTGCTGGAGCAAAATATAGCTTACAAAAAATTCAATTTGGTGTACGTTTTGACTATTATTTCAACTTCACTCATATTGCTAATTACGAGTGGTCACGCAAACACGTTACATACGGCTATGGCAATGGAACCTTAAAAGACCACACATACTCGATAAACTTGGTGGTTGGATATAAACTTTAA
- a CDS encoding DUF1160 domain-containing protein: protein MSYLNTTEKGILLTDLIDMAKSDGMVNFSEMTYLVWVAQKMGVSQSELEQLMERKSSAFDHISPNHRLEQFHRLLNMMFVDTQVEAEEIEKCRELAYKMKLDQNKVDHLLTEIEKNPKVMVDLETLKAKFR, encoded by the coding sequence ATGAGCTACTTAAATACCACAGAAAAAGGAATATTACTAACGGATTTGATTGACATGGCAAAGAGCGATGGTATGGTCAATTTTTCTGAAATGACTTATCTGGTATGGGTGGCGCAAAAAATGGGAGTAAGCCAATCTGAGTTGGAGCAACTGATGGAGCGCAAGTCATCCGCTTTTGATCATATTTCTCCTAATCATCGCCTGGAGCAGTTTCATAGATTGCTAAACATGATGTTTGTAGACACACAAGTGGAAGCTGAAGAAATTGAAAAATGCCGTGAACTGGCTTATAAAATGAAGCTGGATCAAAACAAGGTGGATCATCTCTTAACAGAAATCGAAAAGAATCCTAAAGTGATGGTAGACCTGGAAACTTTGAAAGCCAAGTTCAGGTAA